The following proteins are encoded in a genomic region of Streptomyces lunaelactis:
- a CDS encoding NPCBM/NEW2 domain-containing protein — MTPKRFRSAVVAALIGLLAAVTGPAGSAQAEPADTTVGDVTGFAHDGPVYRLTAGNAVARVSFVSGETFRIELAPDGTFTDPTGQDIVLPQGAPPATHWSDKGDRYELGTSKVTLRAYKSPLRFALHRADGTQLWAETTGLTWGRDKTTQTLARGTAEQYYGAGMQNGRGNTSHRGKTVEVGVDYNWDDGGHPNSVPFYLSSEGYGVYRNTYAPNTYAFNDPVTATAKEQRFDAYYFAGPSAKDVIGQYTKLTGKPFLPPVYGLEIGDADCYLHNANRGERHTLDALKVADGYVQNDMPNGWMLVNDGYGCGYEDLAETAKGLQDRKTQMGLWTEDGIGKLAEQVRAGQRVAKLDVAWVGDGYKFALDGCKDAYKGIEENSDARGFTWAPESWSGAQRCGVQWSGDQSGSWEYIRWQIPTYAGASMSGLAYTTGDVDGIFGGSPKTYARDLQWKMFLPVTMTMDGWAASDKQPFRYGEPYTSVNRDYLKLHESLLPYIYSYAHEATRTGVGLARPLALEYPDDPEAATDAAKYEFLSGEDFLVAPVYQDAVERDGIYLPKGTWIDYWSGRSYEGPVTVDNYSAPLDTLPLFVKAGATVPMWPGIRSYADRTAGSPLAWDIYPQGKSSFTLYEDDGVTRQHRGGKYATQRADVDAPRSGAGDVRVRIGASKGEFTGKQSTRPYHFSVHTGDAPSTVELDGRGLPSRSSKGAYERAAQGWWYDQDDRGGVVHVKTPSLRTDRGFELELEDTSAVGGRTPGAAVSVSVPAGQELGAGAPGKVAVDVTAGGRDATGVQVSLNAPAGWQITPAQTVDRIPAGTTKRVEVAVTPAVDAKPGEATLTAAVRHRAAGVDRTSVQRFAVGVMPPPPAADAWASDLVWLRSTNGYGPAERDRSNGESGAADGHPLTLAGTTYEKGIGVHADSGIEVYLGGRCTSLTADVGIDDEINGYGEVAFSVEADGKVLWTSPKVTGASATVPVDVRLEGARHVRLNVTDTNGSKAGDHGDWAAARFSCA; from the coding sequence ATGACACCAAAACGGTTCAGATCAGCGGTCGTTGCCGCCCTGATCGGGTTGCTCGCCGCCGTCACCGGCCCTGCCGGCAGCGCGCAGGCCGAGCCCGCCGATACGACAGTGGGTGACGTCACCGGCTTCGCGCACGACGGCCCCGTCTACCGGCTCACGGCCGGCAACGCCGTCGCCCGCGTCAGCTTCGTCTCCGGCGAGACCTTCCGTATCGAACTCGCCCCGGACGGCACCTTCACCGACCCCACCGGCCAGGACATCGTCCTGCCCCAGGGCGCCCCGCCCGCCACCCACTGGAGCGACAAGGGCGACCGCTATGAACTCGGCACCTCCAAGGTCACCCTGCGCGCCTACAAGTCGCCCCTGCGCTTCGCCCTCCACCGCGCCGACGGCACCCAGCTCTGGGCCGAGACCACGGGCCTGACCTGGGGCCGGGACAAGACCACCCAGACCCTCGCCCGTGGCACGGCCGAGCAGTACTACGGCGCCGGAATGCAGAACGGCCGCGGCAACACCTCCCACCGCGGCAAGACCGTCGAGGTCGGCGTCGACTACAACTGGGACGACGGCGGGCACCCCAACTCCGTGCCGTTCTACCTCTCCTCGGAGGGATACGGCGTCTACCGCAACACGTACGCACCCAACACATACGCGTTCAACGACCCGGTGACGGCCACCGCCAAGGAACAGCGCTTCGACGCCTACTACTTCGCGGGTCCCAGCGCCAAGGACGTCATCGGCCAGTACACGAAGCTGACCGGCAAGCCCTTCCTGCCACCCGTCTACGGTCTCGAGATCGGCGACGCCGACTGCTACTTGCACAACGCCAACCGGGGCGAGCGGCACACTCTCGACGCCCTCAAGGTCGCCGACGGGTATGTGCAGAACGACATGCCCAACGGCTGGATGCTCGTCAACGACGGCTATGGGTGCGGATACGAGGACCTGGCGGAAACGGCCAAGGGGCTCCAGGACCGCAAGACGCAGATGGGCCTGTGGACCGAGGACGGCATCGGCAAGCTCGCCGAGCAGGTCAGGGCAGGACAGCGCGTCGCCAAACTGGATGTCGCCTGGGTCGGCGACGGCTACAAGTTCGCCCTCGACGGCTGCAAGGACGCGTACAAGGGGATCGAGGAGAACAGCGACGCCCGCGGCTTCACCTGGGCGCCGGAGAGCTGGTCGGGCGCGCAGCGATGCGGAGTGCAGTGGTCCGGCGACCAGTCCGGCAGCTGGGAGTACATCCGCTGGCAGATCCCGACCTACGCCGGCGCGAGCATGTCCGGACTCGCCTACACGACCGGCGACGTGGACGGAATCTTCGGCGGCAGCCCCAAGACGTACGCCCGTGATCTGCAGTGGAAGATGTTCCTGCCGGTCACGATGACGATGGACGGCTGGGCGGCGAGCGATAAGCAGCCCTTCCGGTACGGAGAGCCGTACACCTCCGTCAACCGCGACTACCTCAAGCTGCACGAGTCGCTGCTGCCGTACATCTACTCCTACGCGCACGAGGCGACCCGGACGGGCGTCGGGCTCGCCAGGCCGCTCGCGCTCGAGTACCCGGACGACCCCGAGGCGGCGACGGACGCGGCCAAGTACGAGTTCCTGAGCGGCGAGGACTTCCTGGTCGCGCCCGTCTACCAGGACGCCGTCGAGCGCGACGGGATCTACCTCCCGAAGGGGACGTGGATCGACTACTGGAGCGGGCGGAGTTACGAAGGTCCCGTCACCGTCGACAACTACAGCGCACCGCTCGACACCCTGCCACTGTTCGTGAAGGCCGGGGCCACCGTCCCGATGTGGCCGGGCATCCGCTCGTACGCCGACCGCACCGCCGGATCCCCGCTCGCCTGGGACATCTACCCGCAGGGGAAGTCGTCCTTCACGCTGTACGAGGACGACGGCGTCACCCGTCAGCACCGCGGCGGCAAGTACGCGACCCAGCGCGCGGATGTCGACGCGCCGCGGAGCGGGGCCGGAGACGTGAGGGTCCGGATCGGTGCGAGCAAGGGCGAGTTCACGGGCAAGCAGTCCACACGCCCGTACCACTTCAGCGTGCACACCGGTGACGCGCCGAGCACGGTGGAGCTCGACGGCCGCGGGCTGCCGAGCCGGAGCTCGAAGGGCGCGTACGAGAGGGCCGCGCAGGGCTGGTGGTACGACCAGGACGACCGCGGTGGCGTGGTGCACGTCAAGACGCCGTCTCTGCGCACCGACCGGGGCTTCGAGCTGGAGCTCGAGGACACCAGCGCGGTCGGCGGCAGGACTCCGGGCGCGGCCGTGTCCGTCTCCGTACCGGCGGGGCAGGAGCTCGGCGCGGGCGCGCCCGGCAAGGTCGCCGTCGATGTCACGGCGGGCGGCCGGGACGCCACCGGGGTACAGGTTTCCCTCAACGCGCCTGCGGGCTGGCAGATCACGCCCGCGCAGACCGTGGACCGTATCCCGGCGGGGACGACGAAGCGCGTCGAGGTGGCCGTCACCCCCGCCGTGGACGCCAAGCCGGGCGAGGCGACGCTGACGGCGGCCGTGCGCCATCGGGCGGCGGGCGTGGACCGTACCTCCGTACAGCGGTTCGCGGTGGGAGTGATGCCGCCACCGCCGGCCGCCGACGCCTGGGCGAGCGACCTGGTGTGGCTGAGGTCCACGAACGGCTACGGGCCCGCCGAACGCGACCGCAGCAACGGCGAGTCGGGGGCGGCGGACGGACATCCGCTCACCCTGGCGGGCACGACGTACGAGAAGGGGATCGGCGTCCACGCGGACTCCGGCATCGAGGTCTACCTCGGCGGCCGCTGCACCTCGCTGACCGCGGACGTCGGCATCGACGACGAGATCAACGGCTATGGGGAGGTGGCCTTCTCGGTCGAGGCGGACGGCAAGGTGCTGTGGACCTCGCCGAAGGTGACGGGGGCGTCGGCGACGGTACCGGTGGATGTGCGGCTGGAGGGGGCGCGGCATGTGCGGCTGAACGTGACCGACACGAATGGGTCGAAGGCGGGGGACCACGGGGACTGGGCCGCGGCGCGCTTCAGTTGCGCGTGA
- the mshC gene encoding cysteine--1-D-myo-inosityl 2-amino-2-deoxy-alpha-D-glucopyranoside ligase has translation MYAWPASEVPALPGEGRDLQIHDTATQGTITLDPGPVARIYVCGITPYDATHMGHAATYNAFDLVQRVWLDTKRQVHYVQNVTDVDDPLLERAIRDGHDWTELAERETALFREDMTALRMLPPQHYIGAVEAIPGIVPLVERLRDAGAAYELEGDVYFSVEADPHFGEVSNLDAEAMRLLSAERGGDPDRPGKKNPLDPMLWMSAREGEPSWDGGTLGRGRPGWHIECVAIALDHLGMGFDVQGGGSDLTFPHHEMGASHAQALTGEYPFAKAYVHAGMVALNGEKMSKSKGNLVFVSKLRRDGVDPAAIRLALLSHHYRADWEWTDAVLEEAQQRLGRWRAAVSRPDGPSADDLVEEIREALANDLDAPAALLAVDRWAALQESDGGTDEGAPGLVSRAVDALLGVAL, from the coding sequence ATGTATGCCTGGCCCGCTTCTGAGGTCCCCGCCCTGCCTGGTGAGGGCCGCGACCTCCAGATCCACGACACCGCGACCCAGGGGACGATCACCCTCGACCCCGGTCCCGTCGCCCGTATCTACGTCTGCGGCATCACGCCGTACGACGCGACCCACATGGGTCACGCGGCGACCTACAACGCGTTCGACCTCGTTCAGCGCGTGTGGCTCGACACCAAGCGGCAGGTTCACTACGTCCAGAACGTGACCGACGTCGACGACCCCCTCCTCGAGCGGGCGATCCGCGACGGTCACGACTGGACCGAGCTCGCCGAGCGGGAGACCGCACTGTTCCGCGAGGACATGACCGCCCTGCGCATGCTCCCGCCACAGCACTACATAGGCGCCGTCGAGGCGATACCCGGCATCGTGCCGCTCGTCGAGCGCCTCCGCGACGCCGGTGCCGCGTACGAGCTCGAGGGCGACGTGTACTTCTCCGTGGAGGCCGATCCGCACTTCGGGGAGGTGTCCAATCTCGACGCCGAAGCCATGCGGCTGCTGTCCGCCGAGCGCGGCGGCGACCCCGACCGGCCAGGCAAGAAGAACCCGCTCGACCCGATGCTGTGGATGTCCGCCCGCGAGGGCGAGCCGAGTTGGGACGGCGGCACTCTCGGCCGCGGCCGGCCCGGCTGGCACATCGAGTGCGTCGCCATCGCCCTGGATCACCTCGGCATGGGCTTCGACGTGCAGGGCGGCGGATCCGATCTCACCTTCCCGCACCACGAGATGGGGGCGTCGCATGCCCAGGCGCTCACCGGCGAGTACCCCTTCGCCAAGGCGTACGTGCACGCCGGCATGGTCGCGCTCAACGGCGAGAAGATGTCCAAGTCCAAGGGCAACCTGGTCTTCGTGTCCAAGCTGCGCCGCGACGGCGTGGACCCCGCCGCGATCCGGCTCGCGCTGCTCTCGCACCACTACCGGGCCGACTGGGAGTGGACGGACGCCGTGCTCGAAGAGGCGCAGCAGCGCCTCGGGCGCTGGCGCGCGGCCGTCTCCCGGCCCGACGGGCCGTCCGCCGACGACCTCGTCGAGGAGATCCGCGAGGCCCTCGCGAACGACCTCGACGCCCCCGCCGCGCTCCTCGCCGTGGACCGCTGGGCCGCGCTCCAGGAGTCGGACGGCGGTACGGACGAGGGGGCGCCAGGTCTGGTGTCCCGCGCCGTCGACGCCCTCCTGGGCGTAGCGCTCTAG
- a CDS encoding SCO1664 family protein, producing the protein MPAPERIPPGRVTSVDLLAKGELTVRGRVREASNAVLYCSVSYEGEKAHCVYKPVAGERPLWDFPDGTLAQREVAAYELCEAMGWSLVPPTVLRDGPYGEGMVQLWIEADPSASLLALVEDEEPGEGWKAVGFAEVGEGRTALLVHADDARLRRLAVLDAVINNGDRKGGHLLPTVDGALYAIDHGVTFNVDDKLRTLLWGWAGESLPPEAAESLATLAAALGEGTPLTTRLAELLTSAEVEALRGRVDALRESGRHPGPSGEWPAIPWPPV; encoded by the coding sequence ATGCCCGCGCCAGAACGGATACCGCCGGGGCGCGTGACCTCGGTGGACCTGCTTGCCAAGGGTGAGCTCACTGTGCGCGGCCGGGTCCGCGAGGCGTCCAACGCGGTGCTGTACTGCTCCGTCTCGTACGAGGGCGAAAAGGCCCACTGCGTCTACAAGCCGGTCGCCGGGGAACGGCCGCTGTGGGACTTCCCGGACGGGACGCTCGCGCAGCGGGAGGTGGCGGCGTACGAGCTCTGTGAGGCGATGGGGTGGAGTCTCGTCCCGCCGACCGTCCTGCGGGACGGGCCGTACGGCGAGGGCATGGTCCAGCTCTGGATCGAGGCGGACCCGTCGGCGTCCCTGCTGGCCCTGGTCGAGGACGAGGAGCCAGGAGAGGGCTGGAAGGCGGTCGGCTTCGCGGAGGTGGGCGAGGGGCGTACGGCGCTGCTGGTCCACGCGGACGACGCACGGCTGCGGCGTCTCGCGGTGCTGGACGCGGTGATCAACAACGGGGACCGCAAGGGCGGGCATCTGCTGCCGACGGTGGACGGGGCGCTGTACGCGATCGACCACGGGGTCACGTTCAACGTGGACGACAAACTGCGGACGCTGCTGTGGGGGTGGGCGGGGGAGTCCCTGCCGCCGGAGGCGGCGGAGTCCCTCGCCACGCTGGCCGCGGCCCTGGGCGAGGGCACACCGCTCACCACCCGTCTGGCGGAACTGCTGACGTCGGCGGAGGTGGAGGCGCTGCGGGGCAGGGTGGACGCGCTGCGGGAGTCGGGGCGGCATCCGGGGCCGTCGGGGGAGTGGCCGGCGATTCCCTGGCCGCCGGTGTGA
- a CDS encoding DUF3090 domain-containing protein — protein MSRQVFLYDPPDRFVAGTVGLPGRRTFFLQASALGRVTSVALEKTQVAALAERIDELLDEVVRRTGGNAPVPAVAPADVADTAPLDAPVEEEFRVGTMALAWDGEEQRMIVEAQALVELDADSEEDLAEAEERLLQDEENGPPMLRVRLTGSQARAFAKRALEVVNAGRPPCPLCSLPLDPEGHVCPRQNGYRRGA, from the coding sequence GTGTCCCGTCAGGTGTTCCTCTACGACCCGCCGGACCGTTTCGTGGCCGGTACGGTCGGGCTGCCTGGACGCCGTACGTTCTTCCTGCAGGCTTCCGCCTTGGGGCGCGTGACCAGCGTCGCCCTGGAGAAGACCCAGGTGGCCGCACTCGCCGAGCGGATCGACGAGCTGCTGGACGAGGTGGTACGCCGCACCGGGGGCAACGCGCCGGTACCGGCCGTCGCGCCGGCAGACGTCGCGGACACCGCGCCGCTGGACGCGCCGGTCGAGGAGGAGTTCCGGGTCGGCACGATGGCGCTGGCCTGGGACGGCGAGGAACAGCGCATGATCGTCGAGGCGCAGGCGCTGGTGGAGCTGGACGCGGACTCCGAGGAGGACCTCGCAGAGGCCGAGGAGCGGCTGCTGCAGGACGAGGAGAACGGTCCGCCGATGCTGCGCGTACGGCTGACCGGATCGCAGGCCAGGGCCTTCGCCAAACGCGCGCTGGAGGTGGTGAACGCCGGCCGGCCGCCGTGCCCGCTGTGCAGCCTGCCGCTCGATCCGGAAGGACACGTATGCCCGCGCCAGAACGGATACCGCCGGGGCGCGTGA
- a CDS encoding histidine phosphatase family protein, which translates to MATLILVRHGRSTANTAGVLAGWTPGVCLDERGAAQAAALPERLAAVPLAAAVASPLERCVQTLQPLLDARPGLELHTDERIGECHYGDWSGRKLAELADEPLMEVVQQHPSAATFPGGESMRAMQARSVDAVRDWNARVDAAHGEDAAYVMCSHGDIIKSLVADALGMHLDLFQRIHVEPCSVTAIRYTRTRPFLLRLGDTGDFGSLAPRESGGGGAGVVGGGAGAP; encoded by the coding sequence ATGGCCACGCTGATCCTCGTACGCCACGGACGTTCCACCGCCAACACCGCGGGGGTGCTCGCGGGCTGGACGCCGGGCGTCTGCCTGGACGAGCGCGGCGCTGCCCAGGCGGCCGCGCTGCCCGAGCGGCTTGCCGCGGTGCCGCTCGCCGCCGCCGTCGCGAGCCCGCTGGAGCGCTGCGTACAGACCCTGCAGCCGCTGCTGGACGCCCGGCCCGGTCTTGAGCTGCACACCGACGAGCGGATCGGTGAGTGCCACTACGGCGACTGGTCGGGGCGCAAGCTCGCGGAACTCGCCGACGAGCCGCTGATGGAGGTCGTGCAGCAGCATCCGTCCGCCGCGACGTTCCCCGGCGGCGAGTCGATGCGGGCGATGCAGGCGCGTTCCGTCGACGCGGTACGCGACTGGAACGCGCGCGTGGACGCGGCGCACGGCGAGGACGCGGCGTATGTGATGTGCTCGCACGGCGACATCATCAAGTCCTTGGTGGCGGACGCGCTCGGCATGCATCTCGATCTCTTCCAGCGGATCCATGTGGAGCCGTGCTCCGTCACCGCGATCCGCTACACCCGCACCCGTCCGTTCCTTCTGCGCCTCGGTGACACCGGGGACTTCGGCTCCCTGGCACCGCGTGAGAGCGGTGGTGGCGGGGCCGGTGTCGTAGGAGGCGGCGCGGGCGCACCGTGA
- the corA gene encoding magnesium/cobalt transporter CorA: MRAVIVDSAIYRDGRRTEGPSDLSDALAEARATGDAFLWIGLYEPTEKEFDHVSAEFALHPLAVEDALNAHQRPKLEVYDDSLFAVLKPVVYDQKSGTVTTGELMVFIGDSFVVTVRHGEGSPLHAVRVRLEADPKVLKHGPTAVLYAISDAVVDHYIDVAAELQVDLEELETEVFAPVGRGARNSAERIYTFKRQVLEFRRAAAPLSAPMARLASAAVPFVHEHSQPFFRDVNDHLMRANEQVEGLDRLLSDVLSAHLAQMGVRQNDDLRKISAWAAMIAVPTMVAGIYGMNFDHMPELRWVWAYPVVLLLMAGAVWGLFRQFKRRGWL; this comes from the coding sequence ATGCGCGCCGTGATCGTGGACTCTGCCATTTACCGCGACGGGCGCCGGACCGAGGGTCCGTCCGACCTCTCCGATGCCCTGGCCGAGGCACGGGCCACCGGCGACGCCTTTCTCTGGATCGGTCTCTACGAGCCGACCGAGAAGGAGTTCGACCACGTATCGGCGGAGTTCGCGCTGCATCCGCTGGCGGTTGAGGACGCACTCAACGCTCACCAGCGCCCCAAGCTCGAGGTCTACGACGACTCGCTGTTCGCGGTCCTCAAGCCGGTCGTCTACGACCAGAAGAGCGGCACCGTCACCACCGGCGAGCTGATGGTCTTCATCGGCGACTCGTTCGTGGTGACGGTCCGGCACGGGGAGGGCTCTCCGCTGCACGCCGTACGCGTACGTCTGGAGGCCGATCCGAAGGTGCTCAAGCACGGCCCGACGGCGGTGCTGTACGCGATCAGTGACGCGGTCGTCGACCACTACATCGACGTCGCCGCCGAGCTCCAGGTGGACCTGGAGGAGTTGGAGACCGAGGTCTTCGCACCCGTCGGCCGCGGCGCACGCAACAGCGCGGAGCGGATCTACACCTTCAAGCGGCAGGTGCTGGAGTTCCGCCGCGCCGCCGCACCGCTGTCCGCTCCGATGGCCCGTCTTGCGAGCGCGGCCGTTCCGTTCGTTCATGAGCACTCGCAGCCGTTCTTCCGGGACGTCAACGACCATCTGATGCGAGCGAACGAGCAGGTGGAGGGTCTCGACCGGCTGCTGTCGGACGTCCTGTCCGCCCATCTCGCGCAGATGGGCGTGCGGCAGAACGACGACTTGCGCAAGATCTCGGCGTGGGCGGCCATGATCGCGGTCCCCACGATGGTCGCGGGGATCTACGGAATGAACTTCGACCACATGCCGGAGCTGCGGTGGGTGTGGGCATACCCGGTTGTGCTGCTTCTGATGGCAGGGGCGGTATGGGGGCTGTTCCGGCAGTTCAAGCGCCGCGGCTGGCTGTAG
- a CDS encoding LLM class F420-dependent oxidoreductase, which yields MRLGINLGYWGAGMDGDNLAVAKEADQLGYDVCWAAEAYGSDAPTVLTWVAAQTERIDVGSAIMQIPARQPAMTAMTAATLDSLSGGRFRLGLGVSGPQVSEGWYGIKFDKPLSRTREYVEIVRKAMSRERLSYEGEHWTLPLPGGPGKPIKLTVHPEREHIPLYIAAIGPKNLEQTGEIADGALLIFPSADHLEDTAIKHLRAGREKAGKTMEGFDVCPTLPLAVGDDVNGLADMFRPYTALYVGGMGSRKQNFYNQLAQRMGYEKEAAEIQDKYLSGDKPGAAAAVPHQLIDQTTLLGPVERIAERMQAYAAAGVTTLTLAPAGFTLDERLTALRAGTDALERAGLA from the coding sequence ATGCGGCTCGGCATCAACCTCGGCTACTGGGGCGCGGGGATGGACGGCGACAACCTCGCCGTCGCGAAGGAGGCCGACCAGCTCGGCTACGACGTCTGCTGGGCCGCCGAGGCGTACGGCTCCGACGCCCCCACCGTGCTCACCTGGGTCGCCGCGCAGACCGAGCGCATCGACGTCGGCTCCGCCATCATGCAGATCCCGGCCCGTCAGCCCGCCATGACCGCGATGACGGCCGCCACCCTCGACTCCCTCTCCGGCGGCCGCTTCCGGCTCGGCCTCGGCGTCTCGGGCCCGCAGGTCTCCGAGGGCTGGTACGGCATCAAGTTCGACAAGCCGCTCTCCCGCACCCGTGAGTACGTCGAGATCGTCCGCAAGGCGATGTCCCGCGAGCGGCTGTCGTACGAGGGCGAGCACTGGACGCTCCCGCTGCCGGGCGGCCCGGGCAAGCCGATCAAGCTCACCGTCCACCCGGAGCGCGAGCACATCCCGCTCTACATCGCCGCGATCGGCCCCAAGAACCTGGAGCAGACCGGCGAGATCGCGGACGGCGCCCTGCTGATCTTCCCGTCCGCCGACCACCTCGAGGACACCGCGATCAAGCACCTGCGCGCGGGCCGTGAGAAGGCGGGAAAGACGATGGAGGGCTTCGACGTCTGTCCGACGCTGCCGCTCGCCGTCGGTGACGACGTCAACGGACTGGCCGACATGTTCCGTCCGTACACCGCGCTGTACGTCGGCGGCATGGGCAGCCGCAAGCAGAACTTCTACAACCAGCTTGCGCAGCGCATGGGTTACGAGAAGGAAGCCGCCGAGATCCAGGACAAGTACCTCTCCGGCGACAAGCCGGGCGCGGCCGCGGCGGTCCCGCACCAGCTGATCGACCAGACAACTCTGCTGGGCCCGGTGGAGCGGATCGCCGAGCGGATGCAGGCGTACGCCGCTGCAGGTGTCACGACCCTGACCCTCGCCCCGGCCGGCTTCACGCTCGACGAGCGGCTCACAGCCCTGCGCGCCGGCACCGATGCCCTGGAGCGCGCGGGTCTCGCGTAG
- a CDS encoding aldo/keto reductase yields MEQRHLGRTGLRVSRIGLGTLTWGRDTDEHDAADQLKAFWEAGGTLVDTADVYGGGDSEYLLGQLVERLVPRRDLVISTKAGSVPDPDRRFDGSRGHLLGALDDSLGRLGTDYVDLWQVHAFDPGTPLEETLQALDIAVSSGRARYAGVSNFCGWQLAKAATWQLASPGIRTRLASTQMEYSLLQRGVEREVLPAALDLGVGLLPSSPLGRGVLTGKYRHATPADSRGASERLAPFVEPYLDEAASRIVDAVATAADGLAATALQVALAWVRDRPGVVAPIVGARNAQQLTAALSVEALSLPHEICQALDDVSAPVHRYPDQDWSTL; encoded by the coding sequence ATGGAGCAGAGGCATCTCGGCCGTACCGGCCTGCGTGTGTCCCGGATCGGGCTCGGCACCCTCACCTGGGGCCGGGACACCGATGAGCATGATGCTGCCGACCAGCTGAAGGCGTTCTGGGAGGCGGGCGGGACGCTGGTGGACACCGCCGATGTGTACGGCGGCGGGGATTCCGAATATCTGCTGGGGCAGCTCGTCGAGCGGCTCGTACCTCGGCGCGATCTGGTCATCTCGACGAAGGCGGGCAGCGTGCCCGACCCGGACCGCCGCTTCGACGGTTCGCGTGGGCATCTGCTCGGGGCGCTGGACGACTCGCTGGGGCGGCTCGGGACGGACTACGTCGATCTGTGGCAGGTCCATGCCTTCGATCCGGGGACCCCGCTGGAGGAGACGCTCCAGGCGCTGGACATCGCGGTCAGCAGCGGGCGCGCACGGTACGCGGGGGTGTCGAACTTCTGCGGCTGGCAGCTGGCGAAGGCGGCGACCTGGCAGCTGGCCTCGCCGGGGATACGGACGCGGCTGGCGAGTACGCAGATGGAGTACTCACTGCTGCAGCGGGGAGTCGAGCGGGAGGTGCTGCCGGCGGCGCTCGATCTGGGGGTCGGCCTGCTGCCGTCGTCGCCGCTGGGTCGCGGAGTACTGACGGGCAAGTACCGGCATGCGACTCCGGCGGATTCGCGGGGCGCCTCGGAGCGGTTGGCGCCGTTCGTGGAGCCGTATCTCGACGAAGCGGCGAGCCGGATCGTGGACGCGGTGGCGACGGCGGCGGACGGGCTGGCGGCGACGGCGCTCCAGGTGGCGCTGGCGTGGGTGCGGGACCGGCCCGGAGTGGTGGCCCCGATCGTCGGCGCGCGCAACGCTCAGCAGCTCACGGCCGCATTGTCAGTGGAGGCGCTTAGTCTTCCTCACGAGATCTGCCAGGCGCTCGACGATGTGTCGGCGCCCGTGCACCGCTATCCCGACCAGGACTGGAGCACGCTGTGA